One Candidatus Nitrososphaera evergladensis SR1 genomic window carries:
- a CDS encoding SRPBCC family protein encodes MKNAKSNDTSNNQVGTVTIEGEYATLRYERRLAYPREVVWKAITDPKELAMWFNTKAIIDGRNGGTIDFVSAPAGFHTTGRILVWDPPRAFEHEWHIAPHPDLPNGEPEAVIRWDLARDGDYGTILTVTHSRLTRSTGLGFAPGMHAFLDRLAAHLNHEALPDWMGRYEAVKALYPSWQA; translated from the coding sequence ATGAAGAATGCAAAATCAAACGATACAAGCAACAACCAAGTTGGAACAGTAACAATCGAAGGCGAGTATGCGACTCTCAGGTACGAACGACGACTTGCCTATCCTAGAGAAGTGGTTTGGAAGGCAATTACTGATCCAAAAGAACTGGCCATGTGGTTTAACACCAAAGCAATTATTGACGGGCGCAACGGCGGCACAATCGATTTTGTCAGCGCACCGGCAGGCTTCCACACAACCGGGCGCATCCTGGTCTGGGATCCACCGCGTGCTTTTGAGCATGAATGGCACATTGCTCCCCACCCCGACCTGCCAAACGGTGAGCCGGAGGCCGTCATCCGCTGGGATCTAGCACGTGATGGCGACTATGGCACCATCCTTACCGTGACGCACAGCCGCCTTACCAGATCTACGGGTCTTGGCTTCGCCCCTGGTATGCACGCCTTTTTGGACCGCCTTGCCGCCCACCTCAACCACGAGGCACTGCCGGACTGGATGGGGCGGTATGAAGCCGTCAAGGCGCTCTATCCCTCCTGGCAAGCATGA
- a CDS encoding glutamate--tRNA ligase, producing MPLDSEIEKLARTLALKNALEHGGKAAFDAVISKFIGSRPDKRAEIKSLIPEIKAVVQAVNAMPAAEQKALLEQLAPGELEAKKTHAESGPRLPPLEGAVMGSVVTRFPPEPNGYPHIGHAKAAIIDEEYARMYQGKLVLRFDDTNPLKEKLEYYGAIAEGLKWLGVKPDIVKNTSDDISKIHELGKKLVEAGGAYVCTCSQDKIHDLRAKGLPCECRLLDHSTALDRMGRMFDGSYEQNQAIIRFKGDMADQNTAMRDPTLFRIIEGAHPLLGNRVRVWPTYDFAAPIEDSLDGVTHAMRTKEYELRNALYYAILDRLAMRTPVMIEFSRLEFEGIPVSKRKIRPLIDNGTISSWDDPRLPTLSAFRRRGFVPEAIRKFVLSLGITLAETKPPFESLEAYNRKVIDPTSMRLFFVRDPVEVQIEGAAPMEVTLKNHPTDASLGSRKVRVSDRVYIAGEDAANLKAGDEVRLIELYNIRIKQIIKQEGGKVASIVAEVGGDEIRQSMPKIQWIAKNDIVEFKVMIPKELYIGEEYNTKSLEIAKGGAESFAAALAPDTCVQFVRFGFCRIDGNNTAILTHR from the coding sequence GTGCCGCTTGACAGCGAGATAGAAAAACTTGCCAGGACGCTTGCGCTGAAAAACGCGCTAGAGCACGGAGGCAAGGCGGCGTTTGACGCCGTGATTTCAAAGTTCATTGGATCGCGCCCTGACAAGCGCGCCGAAATAAAATCGCTGATACCAGAGATAAAGGCAGTAGTGCAGGCGGTAAATGCCATGCCTGCCGCAGAGCAAAAGGCGCTTCTGGAGCAGCTTGCACCCGGCGAACTAGAAGCCAAAAAAACACACGCCGAGTCCGGCCCGCGCCTTCCGCCGCTTGAAGGCGCAGTAATGGGGAGCGTGGTGACGCGGTTTCCTCCAGAGCCAAACGGCTACCCGCACATAGGACACGCAAAAGCCGCGATAATCGACGAGGAGTATGCCCGCATGTACCAGGGAAAACTGGTACTGCGCTTTGACGACACCAACCCGCTCAAGGAAAAGCTGGAATACTATGGCGCAATAGCAGAAGGGCTAAAATGGCTTGGAGTAAAGCCCGACATTGTAAAGAACACTTCAGACGACATTTCAAAAATCCACGAGCTGGGAAAAAAGCTGGTGGAGGCAGGCGGCGCGTACGTGTGCACTTGCAGCCAGGACAAGATCCATGATTTGCGCGCAAAGGGCTTGCCGTGCGAATGCCGGCTGCTTGACCATTCAACCGCGCTTGACAGGATGGGCAGGATGTTTGACGGCTCGTACGAGCAGAACCAGGCCATAATCCGCTTCAAGGGCGACATGGCAGACCAAAACACCGCAATGCGCGACCCTACGCTATTTCGCATAATCGAAGGCGCGCATCCTCTGCTTGGAAACAGGGTCAGGGTGTGGCCCACGTACGACTTTGCCGCGCCCATAGAAGACAGCCTCGACGGCGTGACGCACGCCATGAGGACCAAGGAGTACGAGTTGCGCAACGCGCTGTACTATGCGATACTTGACAGGCTTGCCATGCGCACGCCGGTGATGATCGAGTTTTCCCGCCTGGAATTTGAAGGGATACCCGTGTCAAAGAGAAAGATCCGCCCGCTCATAGACAACGGCACGATATCAAGCTGGGACGACCCGCGCCTTCCGACGCTTTCTGCGTTTAGGCGCCGCGGCTTTGTGCCAGAAGCGATACGCAAGTTCGTTCTGTCGCTTGGAATCACGCTTGCAGAAACCAAGCCGCCGTTCGAGTCGCTTGAGGCATACAACCGCAAAGTAATCGACCCGACCTCCATGCGCCTTTTCTTTGTGCGCGACCCTGTTGAAGTGCAGATTGAAGGCGCAGCGCCGATGGAGGTGACGCTCAAGAACCACCCGACCGACGCGTCTTTGGGCTCCAGAAAGGTAAGGGTGTCTGACAGGGTATACATTGCAGGCGAAGATGCTGCAAACCTGAAGGCAGGCGACGAGGTGCGCCTCATCGAGCTTTACAACATCCGCATAAAGCAAATCATAAAACAAGAAGGCGGAAAGGTGGCGTCAATCGTAGCCGAGGTCGGCGGAGACGAAATCCGCCAGTCGATGCCCAAGATCCAGTGGATTGCAAAGAATGATATAGTTGAGTTTAAGGTTATGATTCCCAAGGAACTGTACATAGGTGAGGAGTACAATACGAAAAGCCTTGAAATAGCAAAAGGTGGGGCAGAGTCGTTTGCGGCCGCCCTTGCGCCCGATACCTGCGTCCAGTTCGTGAGGTTCGGGTTCTGCCGCATAGACGGCAACAACACCGCCATATTGACGCACAGGTAA
- a CDS encoding B12-binding domain-containing radical SAM protein, translating to MTNYRGNFLYGFIACGPYELVPEFVFDKIFCPSVETDNATGGVKVAQCGLRRIEGALLKEYRRDDIFLAHPEMLEKCIGPETKVVGINVMDPLGMAPVTTTMSPEKLSYVAMKFKKMCASIIQLKKKYNFKVVVGGNGSWELAKPDRMKIHGIDTVVIGEADELALDLFHDLEAGDAPELLHTFVRNIENVPMMQGPTVNSLIEAMRGCGRGCDFCDVNKRTKKDFPLERLQQEAKLNLDYGFDSIWLQSDEMLLYGCDNKDFVPNADAITHLWSGLKSTGARFVGTTHMTLSAVASSPDLIKKLSQINEMDVAGGRWLATNLGIETVAPRMVKKHLGVKTKPFQPEEWGAVVREGCKVLNDNHWFPALTLIIGWPDETPDETQYTIDLIEDFKQTNMRGIVAPLLYQDFSEKNSMHFGNLNEAQFTLFWMCWQHNLRVINDIIPIIIRNKSYGPMMKVFMALLIKAGTWAIMKYLRGLSKDLFAGQLPEDIVARYTNKRSVTAPLPKKL from the coding sequence ATGACCAATTACAGGGGCAACTTTCTCTACGGCTTTATCGCCTGCGGCCCCTACGAGCTTGTGCCCGAGTTTGTCTTTGACAAGATATTCTGCCCGTCAGTCGAGACAGACAATGCCACAGGTGGCGTCAAGGTCGCGCAGTGCGGCCTTCGCAGGATTGAAGGCGCCCTCCTGAAGGAGTACAGGCGCGACGACATTTTCCTTGCCCACCCAGAGATGCTTGAAAAGTGCATAGGTCCTGAGACCAAGGTGGTCGGCATAAACGTGATGGACCCGCTTGGCATGGCGCCGGTAACCACGACAATGTCGCCGGAGAAACTGTCGTACGTCGCCATGAAGTTCAAGAAAATGTGCGCTTCTATTATCCAGCTAAAAAAGAAATACAATTTCAAGGTTGTAGTCGGCGGGAATGGCTCGTGGGAACTTGCCAAGCCGGACAGGATGAAGATCCACGGCATCGACACGGTCGTTATCGGCGAGGCCGACGAACTTGCGCTGGACCTGTTCCACGATCTTGAAGCAGGCGACGCGCCAGAACTGCTTCACACCTTTGTCCGCAACATCGAAAACGTCCCCATGATGCAGGGCCCGACCGTCAACTCGCTCATCGAGGCGATGCGCGGATGCGGCAGGGGATGCGACTTTTGCGACGTGAACAAGAGGACCAAGAAGGACTTTCCACTCGAGCGCCTACAGCAGGAAGCAAAACTCAACCTCGACTATGGCTTTGACTCGATATGGCTCCAGTCAGACGAGATGCTCCTTTACGGTTGCGACAACAAGGACTTTGTGCCAAACGCAGACGCGATCACCCACTTGTGGAGCGGCCTGAAATCGACGGGCGCCCGCTTTGTCGGCACAACCCACATGACGCTTTCAGCGGTTGCCTCGTCGCCTGACCTGATAAAGAAGTTGTCTCAGATAAACGAGATGGACGTGGCAGGCGGAAGGTGGCTTGCAACCAACCTCGGCATCGAAACAGTTGCTCCAAGGATGGTCAAGAAGCACCTTGGAGTAAAGACCAAGCCGTTCCAGCCTGAAGAATGGGGTGCAGTCGTGAGGGAAGGATGCAAGGTACTCAACGACAACCACTGGTTCCCGGCTCTCACCCTCATCATCGGCTGGCCGGATGAGACGCCAGACGAGACGCAGTACACCATCGACCTCATCGAAGATTTCAAGCAGACGAACATGCGCGGCATCGTTGCACCGTTGCTCTACCAGGACTTCTCCGAAAAGAACTCGATGCACTTTGGCAACCTCAACGAGGCGCAGTTCACGCTGTTCTGGATGTGCTGGCAGCACAACCTGCGGGTGATAAACGACATCATCCCGATAATCATCAGGAACAAGTCCTACGGCCCGATGATGAAGGTATTCATGGCGCTCCTCATAAAGGCAGGAACGTGGGCAATAATGAAGTACCTGCGCGGACTGTCAAAGGACCTGTTTGCAGGCCAGCTGCCGGAGGACATTGTCGCCCGCTACACGAACAAGAGGTCCGTCACGGCGCCACTGCCAAAGAAACTCTGA
- a CDS encoding polyprenyl synthetase family protein translates to MKASSMKNELDSCAFVVNEFLLSQLDGKPKALYQASSHYIRSGGKRLRPFMVIKSCELLGGVVKRALPAAGAVELVHNFTLVHDDIMDNDEMRHGVATVHHQYGLPLAILGGDILFSKAFEILSYSGRKVGIGEKEITEMVGRLANSCTVICEGQTIDIDFASNTKFPSESQYIDMIGKKTAALFEVSCAMGALSSPNPSSKDVDSLASFGRNIGVAFQLVDDLIGAIGDPKVTGKAAGNDIREGKKTLPILLALRKAKGDERDKLMKVFGSKAASAQEIKDAVKVVSDMGIDEDVRNAARQHMAKALGSIEGYSNADARRSLQFAADFIVGRSL, encoded by the coding sequence ATGAAGGCAAGCAGCATGAAAAACGAACTTGATTCGTGCGCTTTTGTCGTCAACGAGTTCCTGCTTTCACAGCTTGACGGCAAGCCAAAAGCGCTGTATCAGGCTTCGTCCCATTACATCAGGTCAGGAGGCAAGCGCCTGCGGCCGTTCATGGTAATCAAGAGTTGCGAGCTTTTAGGTGGCGTAGTAAAGCGCGCCCTTCCAGCGGCAGGCGCGGTGGAACTCGTGCACAACTTTACGCTCGTCCATGACGACATCATGGACAACGACGAGATGCGCCACGGAGTTGCGACCGTGCACCACCAGTACGGGCTCCCGCTTGCAATCCTTGGCGGAGACATACTCTTCTCAAAGGCGTTTGAGATCCTTTCCTACAGCGGAAGAAAGGTCGGAATCGGCGAAAAAGAGATAACAGAGATGGTCGGCCGCCTTGCAAACTCGTGTACCGTCATCTGCGAGGGCCAGACAATAGACATCGACTTTGCCTCAAACACAAAATTCCCAAGCGAGAGCCAGTACATTGACATGATAGGCAAAAAGACCGCCGCGCTCTTTGAGGTGTCGTGCGCAATGGGCGCCCTGTCGTCGCCAAATCCCAGCAGCAAGGACGTGGACAGCCTTGCCTCGTTTGGCAGGAACATCGGCGTGGCGTTTCAGCTGGTGGACGACCTTATCGGGGCGATAGGCGACCCCAAGGTGACGGGCAAGGCCGCCGGAAACGACATCCGCGAGGGCAAAAAGACGCTTCCGATACTGCTTGCGCTGCGCAAGGCCAAGGGCGACGAGCGTGACAAGCTGATGAAGGTGTTTGGATCAAAGGCCGCCTCCGCGCAGGAGATAAAAGATGCAGTCAAGGTCGTGTCGGACATGGGAATCGACGAAGACGTGAGAAACGCGGCGCGGCAGCACATGGCCAAGGCGCTTGGCTCCATTGAAGGCTATTCAAACGCCGACGCAAGGCGCTCGCTCCAGTTTGCCGCAGATTTTATTGTCGGCAGGAGTCTGTAG
- a CDS encoding fumarylacetoacetate hydrolase family protein, with protein MKIARINDSKFQETYALVSDDGKHLVTRQEIQEQTGIPVPPSIKDFMFNGWLDEVRKAKDRLTYKHRVEEAELLVPIPNPPKIVCLAFNYYDHARDAGLTPSDEPVIFLKPRTALNKPYGEVHCPSFVTRLDYEAELAVVIGKQAKKLSEEDALDCVFGYMIFHDVSARDIQFKDKQFTRGKGIDTFAPCGPWITTKDEVPDPQNLMITTKVNSETRQNSSSSNMVLSIRRIISGLTRTMTLEPGDIISTGTPAGVAMSMKEPRYLKNGDVVEIAIERLGVIRHKIIFQ; from the coding sequence ATGAAGATAGCAAGAATAAACGATTCCAAGTTTCAGGAAACATATGCGCTGGTCTCTGACGACGGCAAGCATCTAGTCACGCGCCAAGAGATACAGGAGCAGACGGGAATACCCGTCCCGCCAAGCATCAAGGATTTCATGTTCAACGGCTGGCTCGACGAGGTCCGAAAGGCCAAGGACAGGCTGACGTACAAGCACAGGGTGGAAGAAGCGGAACTGCTCGTCCCGATACCAAACCCGCCAAAAATAGTGTGCCTTGCGTTCAACTATTACGACCACGCCCGGGACGCCGGCCTGACGCCTTCTGATGAGCCGGTGATTTTCCTAAAGCCAAGGACTGCGCTCAACAAGCCCTACGGCGAGGTCCATTGCCCGTCGTTTGTCACGAGGCTTGACTACGAGGCCGAGCTTGCAGTAGTAATTGGCAAGCAGGCAAAAAAGCTCTCCGAAGAAGATGCGCTTGACTGCGTATTTGGCTACATGATATTCCACGACGTGTCTGCACGCGACATACAGTTCAAGGACAAGCAGTTCACCCGGGGCAAGGGCATAGACACCTTTGCGCCCTGCGGCCCGTGGATAACCACCAAGGATGAGGTCCCTGACCCGCAAAACCTGATGATAACCACCAAGGTCAACAGCGAGACAAGGCAAAACTCTTCGTCAAGCAACATGGTCCTTTCGATAAGGCGCATAATCTCTGGTCTGACCCGTACGATGACGCTGGAGCCCGGCGACATCATTTCAACAGGCACGCCTGCCGGCGTCGCCATGTCGATGAAGGAGCCCCGCTACCTGAAAAACGGCGACGTCGTCGAGATAGCCATCGAAAGGCTCGGCGTAATAAGGCACAAGATAATATTCCAGTGA
- a CDS encoding ArsR/SmtB family transcription factor — MDTFSAVADPTRRAMLDLLVERERTAGDLVNAFPSISQPAVSKHLKVLRDAGLVSVRVHAQQRIYTLEPKALAELDAWIAKYKVFWPERLDALEKYLSKKEKKSEKK; from the coding sequence ATGGATACGTTCTCGGCTGTGGCCGACCCGACCCGAAGGGCGATGCTGGACTTGCTTGTCGAACGCGAGCGGACCGCAGGCGATCTTGTCAACGCGTTTCCATCGATTAGCCAGCCTGCCGTGTCAAAGCACCTGAAAGTGCTCAGAGATGCAGGTCTTGTAAGCGTGCGAGTCCACGCCCAGCAGAGAATCTATACTCTTGAGCCAAAGGCTCTGGCCGAATTGGATGCTTGGATAGCCAAGTACAAGGTCTTCTGGCCTGAGCGCCTTGACGCGCTGGAGAAGTATCTGTCTAAAAAAGAAAAGAAGAGTGAAAAGAAATAA
- a CDS encoding bis(5'-nucleosyl)-tetraphosphatase translates to MNTVVRKVALEQSVGAVIKFLPDDTVAEFLLLRNRRGFWGFPQGHKEKGETDIQTLVREVKEETGISQLEIHNYIGKITYSYFKGDGMRSEKQVSFYFATTPTREIKISEEHADSRWATLKDAFSLLDHAKLRQILDRGHQKGLY, encoded by the coding sequence TTGAACACAGTCGTACGCAAAGTGGCACTTGAGCAGTCGGTTGGCGCTGTGATAAAATTCCTGCCCGATGATACGGTCGCAGAGTTTTTGCTGCTCAGAAACCGGCGCGGGTTCTGGGGTTTTCCGCAAGGCCACAAGGAAAAGGGCGAAACTGACATCCAGACGCTTGTCCGCGAAGTAAAAGAGGAGACAGGAATCAGCCAGCTTGAAATCCACAACTATATCGGCAAGATAACCTACTCGTACTTCAAGGGCGACGGCATGCGCTCTGAAAAACAGGTGAGTTTCTACTTTGCCACCACGCCTACTAGGGAAATCAAAATCTCTGAGGAACACGCAGACTCGCGGTGGGCGACTCTCAAGGACGCGTTCTCCCTCCTTGACCATGCAAAGCTGCGTCAGATACTTGACAGGGGACACCAGAAGGGTCTTTACTAA
- a CDS encoding PPOX class F420-dependent oxidoreductase, producing the protein MSYSEPEVQYLKSQRLARIATASPEGRPDVAPVAFEFDGKYFYAGSHSQDIFHKTRKYKNVRDGNKRVALAIDDLESVNPWKPRGIKVYGTAEIVEHDGMFGRGNYLRIAPSISWSWGIKEGIKTVKTVHGNSSGL; encoded by the coding sequence TTGTCTTATTCAGAACCTGAAGTTCAATACCTAAAGTCGCAACGCCTGGCCAGGATTGCGACTGCATCGCCTGAAGGTCGTCCCGACGTTGCTCCGGTGGCGTTCGAGTTTGATGGCAAGTACTTTTACGCGGGAAGTCATAGTCAAGATATCTTTCACAAAACGCGCAAGTACAAGAACGTCAGGGACGGGAACAAGCGCGTGGCGCTTGCGATAGACGACTTGGAATCTGTGAATCCCTGGAAGCCTCGAGGCATTAAAGTATATGGGACCGCCGAGATCGTAGAGCATGACGGGATGTTTGGGCGTGGCAATTACCTGCGCATTGCTCCGAGCATCTCGTGGAGCTGGGGGATTAAAGAGGGAATCAAGACAGTCAAGACCGTTCACGGCAATAGTTCTGGTTTGTGA
- a CDS encoding ferredoxin--NADP reductase: protein MVVDNKGKITYLQVIKEDLAVFRITPENGQIPDFKAGQFLTIGTHVPSEGKIIRRAYSIASPPEQKKCWELYIRWVRKPVPGRLTTQLFNMKEGDEISWVRPTGIFTINEKMHDGSPDNRRMVLIGGGTGLAPFVSYSMHLHATQSKREIVVLHGASYVDELGYRELLTALEDESLDKGKDKWNFRYRASVSRPQEWFNRTWNGQKGRVESFLRPKAGKDLSPLEELVGEKVTPENTSFYICGWQGTVDGALDYLIPKGFVTERNKRKDGSYDIKFESYG, encoded by the coding sequence ATGGTCGTTGACAACAAGGGCAAGATCACATATCTCCAAGTAATCAAGGAGGATCTTGCAGTATTTAGGATAACCCCCGAAAACGGTCAAATTCCCGACTTTAAGGCCGGGCAGTTCCTCACCATTGGCACCCACGTGCCAAGCGAGGGCAAGATAATCCGACGCGCCTACTCTATCGCGTCGCCTCCCGAGCAGAAAAAATGCTGGGAGCTTTACATCCGCTGGGTCAGAAAGCCGGTCCCCGGCAGGCTGACGACGCAGCTGTTCAACATGAAGGAAGGCGACGAGATCTCTTGGGTCAGGCCGACTGGCATTTTCACCATAAACGAAAAGATGCACGACGGAAGCCCTGACAACCGCAGGATGGTCCTCATCGGCGGCGGAACGGGCCTTGCGCCGTTTGTCTCATATTCTATGCACCTGCACGCCACGCAGAGCAAGCGCGAAATCGTGGTGCTCCACGGCGCAAGCTATGTCGACGAGCTGGGCTACCGCGAGCTGCTTACCGCGCTTGAAGACGAGAGCCTCGACAAGGGCAAGGACAAGTGGAACTTCCGCTACCGCGCTTCTGTCAGCAGGCCGCAGGAGTGGTTCAACAGGACGTGGAACGGCCAGAAGGGCAGGGTCGAGTCCTTCCTGAGGCCCAAGGCCGGCAAGGACCTGTCGCCACTTGAGGAGTTGGTCGGCGAAAAGGTGACTCCGGAGAACACGTCGTTCTACATCTGCGGATGGCAGGGAACCGTGGACGGCGCGCTGGACTACCTCATACCAAAGGGGTTCGTCACAGAGCGCAACAAGCGCAAGGACGGATCGTACGACATCAAGTTCGAGTCGTACGGCTAA
- a CDS encoding SIMPL domain-containing protein (The SIMPL domain is named for its presence in mouse protein SIMPL (signalling molecule that associates with mouse pelle-like kinase). Bacterial member BP26, from Brucella, was shown to assemble into a channel-like structure, while YggE from E. coli has been associated with resistance to oxidative stress.), with translation MNKFTRKKLAATAAALSLAAAITSMSFFVAGSPLLLKSELQKAYSQDYAALPSSGKPATIKVTGEASTTIKPDQATMIINTQTSPGDLSSILSKHQDRTQQIAQAVREATDEKTVIAFGQQYLNPFYTNTGAQASNNVTFNVYASVAVQTNIDHLPGLVNRLADAGFGFDSVYIDPVYSATILQKAESAASAGSTLVKVNDGAANNQTQTAKERNPISIGVSLGTKPDVLSKAIAEYEQKYRSLLGVLKEAGISEDQVRQNNLNIYPFFYGPNQNAGYSMSTQIIVKTDPANIGKVTAALQKTGGANVENVFLSASDAAIDQARKELGKQAFDNARSRAEEMAQSLGLQVNGIVSIDAATDSPAPYGGFIPYRGVHVTQSYIPNTNGEVSKSVTVEFELGKAGGT, from the coding sequence ATGAATAAATTTACTAGAAAAAAGCTTGCGGCAACGGCCGCTGCCTTGTCGTTGGCGGCTGCAATCACTAGCATGTCCTTTTTTGTTGCAGGCAGTCCGCTGTTGCTCAAAAGCGAGCTCCAAAAGGCGTACAGCCAAGACTATGCAGCGCTGCCGTCAAGCGGAAAGCCTGCGACCATCAAGGTGACAGGCGAGGCGTCAACAACAATCAAGCCGGACCAGGCCACGATGATAATAAACACACAGACTTCGCCCGGCGACCTGTCTTCCATTCTGAGCAAGCACCAGGATAGGACGCAGCAAATAGCGCAGGCAGTAAGGGAGGCTACGGACGAAAAGACGGTGATAGCCTTCGGCCAGCAGTATCTCAATCCGTTCTATACCAACACGGGCGCGCAGGCGTCTAACAACGTGACGTTTAACGTGTACGCCTCAGTCGCCGTCCAGACCAATATCGACCATCTGCCCGGACTTGTCAACAGGCTTGCAGACGCCGGCTTTGGGTTTGACAGCGTGTACATCGATCCTGTCTACTCCGCCACGATACTTCAAAAGGCTGAAAGTGCGGCATCTGCGGGAAGCACCTTGGTCAAGGTCAATGACGGTGCGGCAAACAACCAGACGCAGACTGCAAAAGAACGCAATCCTATATCCATAGGCGTCTCCCTTGGCACAAAGCCTGATGTCCTGTCAAAAGCGATAGCCGAGTATGAGCAAAAGTACAGGAGTCTCCTTGGCGTACTGAAAGAAGCCGGGATATCGGAAGACCAAGTGAGACAGAACAACCTCAACATCTACCCGTTCTTCTACGGTCCAAACCAGAACGCCGGCTACAGCATGTCCACGCAGATAATCGTCAAGACCGATCCTGCAAACATCGGGAAAGTAACTGCCGCGCTTCAAAAGACGGGCGGCGCAAACGTCGAAAATGTCTTCCTGTCTGCATCTGATGCTGCCATAGATCAGGCCAGAAAAGAGCTTGGCAAGCAGGCGTTTGACAACGCAAGGAGCCGGGCCGAAGAGATGGCTCAGTCACTGGGGCTCCAGGTAAACGGAATCGTAAGCATAGACGCAGCCACGGACTCGCCAGCTCCGTACGGCGGCTTTATTCCGTACAGGGGTGTGCACGTAACGCAATCCTATATTCCAAACACGAACGGGGAAGTATCAAAATCAGTCACGGTCGAGTTTGAACTTGGCAAAGCCGGCGGCACGTAG
- a CDS encoding NADPH-dependent FMN reductase: protein MDTERNMQSAVNILCVAGSIREGSYSTKALKMALEFAKKRGAEVRILDLSKTVLPLRDPGAPASEQVEEAAKAVAWADAFMLASPDYHGSISGALKNFLDHFYEEFAGKVFGYIVASHEKGLTVMDQMRTAVRQCYGWSLPYGVSVNGEQDFANGQISNAELSKRLEMMSRDLVVYGRLIKRQFACDLGSSDPDTFAARYRS, encoded by the coding sequence ATGGATACAGAGAGAAACATGCAATCGGCAGTCAACATCCTCTGCGTGGCGGGCAGCATACGCGAAGGCTCGTACAGCACCAAGGCGCTGAAAATGGCGCTAGAGTTTGCCAAAAAGCGCGGCGCGGAGGTGCGCATACTTGATCTAAGTAAAACGGTGTTGCCGCTGCGCGACCCGGGCGCGCCGGCGTCAGAGCAAGTGGAAGAGGCGGCCAAGGCGGTAGCTTGGGCAGACGCGTTCATGCTTGCGTCGCCTGATTATCACGGCTCTATCTCTGGCGCGCTCAAGAACTTTCTTGACCACTTTTATGAAGAGTTTGCCGGCAAGGTGTTTGGCTACATCGTTGCGTCGCACGAGAAAGGGCTGACTGTAATGGACCAGATGCGCACCGCTGTGCGCCAGTGCTACGGATGGAGCCTGCCTTATGGCGTGTCCGTAAATGGCGAGCAGGATTTTGCAAACGGCCAGATCTCAAACGCAGAGCTGTCAAAGCGCCTAGAGATGATGTCACGAGACCTTGTGGTGTATGGTAGGCTGATAAAGAGGCAGTTTGCCTGTGATCTTGGCTCAAGTGATCCGGACACATTTGCGGCGCGCTACCGGTCATAG
- a CDS encoding class I SAM-dependent methyltransferase, with the protein MLVQHKEGHATARKFFNSYTAPSYDLVVRTTTFGRDAAWKRRILAEIGVRKKVLDLACGTGILAAMVDTKVNRRVTGLDLTFEYLQVARKKMSLASVQATAEAIPYRDGAFDAIVSSYLAKYVDARALAGECWRVLAPGGVAVFHDFTCPENLAMYGLWKLYFAILRIAGVFARSWKEVFCDLDRVICDSCWTDKLVEALQERGFSDIECKRYTLGTAGMVVARKP; encoded by the coding sequence GTGCTGGTCCAGCATAAAGAAGGCCACGCAACAGCAAGGAAATTCTTCAACTCTTACACGGCGCCAAGCTACGATCTTGTAGTCAGGACGACGACTTTTGGCCGTGACGCGGCCTGGAAGCGCCGTATCTTGGCAGAGATAGGAGTCAGAAAAAAAGTCCTTGACCTTGCCTGCGGGACGGGCATACTTGCCGCGATGGTTGACACGAAGGTCAATAGAAGGGTGACCGGCCTCGACCTTACGTTTGAATACCTTCAGGTGGCGCGCAAAAAAATGTCGCTTGCCTCTGTACAGGCGACTGCAGAGGCCATCCCCTACAGAGATGGGGCATTTGACGCGATAGTTTCGTCGTACCTTGCCAAGTACGTCGACGCAAGAGCGCTGGCAGGCGAATGTTGGCGCGTTCTTGCGCCGGGAGGCGTTGCCGTCTTTCACGATTTTACTTGCCCTGAAAATCTTGCCATGTACGGCCTGTGGAAGCTCTACTTTGCGATATTGAGGATTGCAGGCGTGTTTGCGCGCTCGTGGAAAGAGGTGTTTTGCGACCTTGACAGGGTCATATGCGACTCTTGCTGGACCGATAAACTGGTAGAGGCGCTGCAAGAGCGGGGGTTTTCAGATATCGAATGTAAGCGCTACACGCTTGGCACGGCAGGAATGGTGGTGGCGAGAAAACCATGA